The stretch of DNA GTGTATATGCTGGTGGCGAAATTAAATTATCCTGGAAAGAATCAGATAGGGCAGAGGTTTCGTCATTTAATACTCCCGGTATTAGTCGTATTATAGAATCGCAATATACTGCTGCTGCAAGTTCTCCACCGCTTAATACATAATCGCCGACAGAAATTTCTTTCGTGATGAAATGTTCGCGTATACGTTCGTCAATACCTTTATAATGTCCGCAAAGAATAATTACATTATTATATAAAGAACATTTATTTGCAAGTTTTTGTTCAAGCAGTTCCCCATCAGGGCTCATGTATATCACTTCATCGTATTTTCTGTCGGCTTTCAAATCGTCAATACATAATGCGATGGGTTCAATCATCATTACCATTCCTGCACCGCCACCAAAGGGATAATCGTCAACACTCCGGTGTTTGTTTGTAGTGTAATTCCTGATGTCGTGAATATGAATTTCGACAATGCCTTTATCTTTTGCCCTTTTAATTATGGAATGGTCAAAAGGTCCGTTGAACATTTCAGGAAATATTGTAAGAATATCTATTCGCATATCAGGTTTCTTTAATTACTGCTTGTTTTCCTTTAATTACAGCTATCCATTTTGGAATAGCATTAATAATAATTGTGATAGCACAGAAAATAATTATCAAAGTTAAAGTAAAATTAATGATTCCCTGCACTTGTGTTGCATCAACAAACATTTGTGGCCAGTATATGTTAATGATATTTTCAAACGCTGCAGTAAGTGTTGTTATTCCTACAAAGACCAAAGGGATGATTGTTACCCATGCATATTTTGCGCGTCCACGGTTAATAATGTACGATGTGCCGATGACTAAAGCAATGGTAGCAAGCAACTGGTTAGCTGTTCCAAACATAGGCCATATTGTAGATACACTTCCCGAGTAAATAAAATATCCCCATGCAAATACAATGATTCCGCTGGCCAAAAGATTTCCGGGTAGCCAGTTTGTTCGAGCAAATGGTTTGTAAATTTTTCCTAAAGTTTCCTGTAAAACAAATCGCCCTATCCTGGTTCCGGCGTCAATCGTGGTCAGGATGAAAAGCGCTTCAAACATGATAGCGAAGTGGTACCAGTATGACATCAAATGTTTAAGTCCGCCAATAGATGAAAATATTTGTGCCATGCCAACAGCAAGCGATACGGCACCACCTGTTCTTCCGATAATTTTCTCACCTACTTCATTGGATAGCTCATTAATGTTGGAATCAGTGAATCCCATGGCATGCAATTGAGGTAATATCGTTTGTAATTTTTCAGGAGAAACATTTATCATGAAATAATCAAGGGGTAAAAGACTGGCAGC from Bacteroidales bacterium encodes:
- the trmD gene encoding tRNA (guanosine(37)-N1)-methyltransferase TrmD; protein product: MRIDILTIFPEMFNGPFDHSIIKRAKDKGIVEIHIHDIRNYTTNKHRSVDDYPFGGGAGMVMMIEPIALCIDDLKADRKYDEVIYMSPDGELLEQKLANKCSLYNNVIILCGHYKGIDERIREHFITKEISVGDYVLSGGELAAAVYCDSIIRLIPGVLNDETSALSDSFQDNLISPPAYTRPADYRGWKVPEVLLSGNEKLIKQWQIDKAIERTKQRRPKLLDEEK